In Candidatus Desulforudis audaxviator MP104C, a genomic segment contains:
- the brxL gene encoding BREX system Lon protease-like protein BrxL, whose translation MNVLTQLDQTIGKMRSVFSGMVVYKNPQQNSFFQSLNIPPYLRDWLTMKFGGKEGKIDSEQIQGFVSRYIPRRRDWERLKVEMIKEARRVRFLAKVQVTIDVQSGEGLFHLPDLGFPRKKYEARIAGRLLREKKEELLVSSETWGVIELEWVPAGVKGKRGQGSVVMIDFTPFRPYTIDVDFYREARREFSVEEWIDVLLLAVDYHPAGFLDERQKLALLSRLLPLVEKRVNLVELAPKGTGKSYLFSQISKYGWLVSGGSVSRARLFYDLNRRETGLVSRYDYVALDEIQSISFPDEEEIRGALKGYLESGEYRVGDQLGVGEAGLVLLGNISYECMDENKVMLRELPAVFQESALLDRFHGFIKGWNIPRMRENLKAEGWGLNTEYFSEVMHALRDDVRYASVVDELLRVPKGADTRDTRSIKRLTTAWLKLLFPHVVQSETADRAAFDKYCLTPALMMRGIIRRQLHLMDAEYADILPEIVLAGE comes from the coding sequence GTGAACGTTTTGACGCAACTGGATCAGACTATCGGAAAAATGAGGTCCGTTTTTAGCGGCATGGTGGTTTACAAGAACCCGCAGCAGAACAGTTTCTTTCAAAGTCTTAACATACCGCCTTACCTTCGTGACTGGCTCACCATGAAGTTCGGTGGGAAAGAGGGAAAAATAGATTCTGAGCAGATCCAAGGCTTTGTTAGCCGCTATATCCCCCGGCGTAGGGACTGGGAGCGCCTTAAGGTCGAAATGATCAAGGAAGCGCGGCGTGTACGTTTTCTTGCCAAGGTTCAGGTCACTATTGATGTACAGTCCGGAGAAGGGCTGTTTCATTTACCCGACTTAGGCTTCCCACGCAAGAAATACGAGGCACGTATCGCTGGCAGACTGCTGCGCGAGAAAAAGGAAGAACTCTTGGTCTCTTCAGAAACGTGGGGTGTAATCGAACTCGAATGGGTACCCGCTGGTGTCAAAGGCAAGAGAGGGCAAGGCAGCGTGGTAATGATTGATTTCACTCCCTTTCGTCCTTACACGATCGATGTGGATTTCTACCGGGAGGCTCGAAGGGAGTTTTCGGTTGAGGAATGGATAGATGTCCTGTTATTAGCTGTGGATTACCATCCCGCAGGCTTTTTGGACGAGAGGCAGAAGCTTGCACTCCTGAGTCGGCTTCTCCCCTTGGTAGAAAAGAGGGTCAACCTTGTGGAACTAGCTCCCAAAGGAACTGGTAAATCCTACCTGTTCTCGCAGATTAGTAAGTACGGGTGGTTGGTCAGTGGCGGCAGCGTGAGCAGAGCGCGCCTCTTTTATGATTTGAACCGGCGGGAAACGGGTCTCGTCAGCCGCTACGACTATGTAGCTTTGGACGAGATCCAAAGCATTAGCTTTCCGGATGAAGAGGAGATTCGAGGGGCGCTAAAAGGCTACTTGGAGAGCGGGGAATACCGCGTAGGTGATCAACTCGGTGTGGGAGAGGCGGGTCTGGTATTGTTGGGTAACATTAGCTACGAGTGCATGGACGAAAACAAGGTTATGCTCAGGGAACTACCAGCTGTTTTTCAAGAATCAGCCCTCCTTGATCGGTTTCACGGGTTTATCAAAGGTTGGAATATACCCAGGATGCGTGAGAATTTAAAGGCAGAGGGGTGGGGACTCAACACTGAGTATTTCTCCGAGGTCATGCATGCACTCCGAGATGATGTGCGCTATGCGAGCGTAGTAGACGAGTTGCTCCGCGTTCCCAAAGGTGCTGATACGCGGGATACACGGAGTATAAAGCGCCTCACAACAGCTTGGCTCAAGCTGTTGTTCCCGCACGTAGTTCAGTCAGAGACAGCGGACAGAGCGGCATTTGATAAGTATTGCCTCACACCAGCGCTAATGATGCGCGGCATTATCCGCAGGCAACTGCACTTAATGGATGCAGAGTATGCTGATATCTTACCCGAAATAGTTTTAGCAGGAGAATAG
- the pglZ gene encoding BREX-4 system phosphatase PglZ, with product MSLQLKSFCSTDSFIKELREDAKRAERFPVRIILVEGLGSWQKLVKRLQPEVDTVLRLSSFCGGEDTYPCGTSARHWLTERLREHSPSTILILPLAEWLRLEAGHEEQEAFELLVNLVQMEKVGDKRIYVPLLEAAEAVRRLEERVVRYHAQGELPPVWKIAGQGSVTVKVFPFVPKYDTSRVIQGIRAYLECWETGGAEQVVLVTKWAEWLKGCKATFTLEVLKNAYEVLAKRVASWPVDLREELGSKDDWFWLAQESRKGESFSHLAARLLNMKEYDSLGLMERWKGLEPRQRWLGWLWSKLEQAQTGYLGKVVTASTGVNDFERRLIWSVLEAWPTPKEAREKKSLLVNMGLEEIPRAFLEKVRELRDPLHRLACLTGFSEDDKELALLAVKELMESDASGDEWWEYLEVAYPELLWYLRVPPVTEVPEAQLQEYFWLYTRSRVRDEPDARLLELAQQIATDQILWKCRTRDQVLEELKCQGVMNILWVDGLGMEWLGVLLETLRTREDVSVTIEVARANLPTTTENNRGWDTEKAVVRTIDRDGHEVPYPWALIKQLSTVREVANRALSFLDTMEQVVITADHGLTRFAKTSGGIRLAGNVQVHKWGRCATVPSGFSLKPELQADCLLQGCTLILLTHEKFYGQSGTAYQVHGGATPEEWLVPVVRVRRIDRGYGVQAVRVLTPQVLFNVRGEGELRVELVGYKGKAVELRTSQYIFEGKQTPGGVWVFYLRGLKGGRYQGFLQGDAGELAEIEFDAVRGLVEEDLGL from the coding sequence ATGAGCCTTCAACTCAAATCTTTTTGCAGTACAGATAGTTTTATCAAAGAACTGCGCGAAGATGCCAAGCGTGCGGAGAGATTTCCGGTGCGGATTATTCTGGTTGAAGGTCTTGGCTCTTGGCAGAAGTTGGTGAAGCGTCTACAACCGGAAGTTGATACTGTGCTTCGCCTTTCTTCTTTTTGTGGGGGAGAAGATACGTATCCCTGCGGCACGTCGGCGAGACACTGGTTGACAGAAAGGTTGCGGGAGCATTCACCAAGTACGATACTTATACTACCGCTGGCAGAATGGCTGCGGTTAGAAGCGGGGCACGAGGAACAAGAGGCTTTCGAGCTATTAGTGAATCTGGTGCAGATGGAAAAAGTAGGTGACAAGCGGATCTATGTTCCTCTGCTGGAGGCTGCAGAAGCAGTACGCAGATTGGAGGAGCGCGTTGTGCGTTACCACGCACAGGGCGAACTGCCACCCGTATGGAAAATAGCAGGCCAAGGCTCGGTGACGGTGAAGGTCTTCCCGTTTGTTCCTAAATACGATACCAGCCGCGTAATCCAAGGAATTAGGGCATACTTAGAATGTTGGGAGACCGGAGGCGCTGAACAAGTAGTTCTCGTCACCAAATGGGCTGAGTGGTTGAAAGGATGCAAAGCCACGTTTACGCTCGAGGTCCTTAAGAACGCCTATGAAGTACTGGCCAAGAGGGTGGCTTCGTGGCCAGTTGACCTTAGGGAGGAATTGGGTTCGAAAGATGATTGGTTCTGGCTCGCACAGGAGAGTCGCAAGGGCGAATCCTTTTCCCATCTGGCTGCCCGACTTCTGAACATGAAGGAATATGACAGTTTGGGATTGATGGAACGATGGAAAGGACTGGAGCCACGGCAGCGCTGGCTGGGCTGGCTTTGGAGCAAACTCGAGCAAGCTCAGACAGGATATTTGGGGAAGGTGGTAACAGCCAGTACTGGTGTGAACGATTTTGAAAGACGCTTGATATGGTCTGTGTTAGAGGCTTGGCCGACTCCGAAAGAGGCACGAGAGAAAAAAAGCTTGTTAGTAAACATGGGATTAGAAGAAATCCCCCGGGCATTTCTGGAGAAGGTGAGGGAACTCCGCGATCCTTTACACCGTCTTGCCTGTTTGACAGGTTTTTCTGAAGATGATAAGGAATTGGCGTTGCTCGCCGTAAAAGAACTGATGGAAAGTGATGCCTCGGGAGACGAATGGTGGGAGTATCTTGAGGTGGCATACCCGGAACTTTTGTGGTACTTGAGGGTGCCTCCAGTAACGGAGGTTCCAGAGGCCCAACTTCAGGAGTATTTCTGGTTATACACGCGTTCGCGGGTACGTGACGAACCTGACGCGAGGTTGCTCGAACTGGCCCAGCAGATAGCTACCGACCAGATTCTTTGGAAATGCCGCACAAGGGATCAGGTACTGGAAGAACTGAAGTGTCAGGGCGTGATGAACATATTATGGGTTGATGGGTTGGGCATGGAGTGGCTCGGTGTGCTTCTGGAGACCCTTCGCACGCGCGAAGATGTGAGCGTGACTATTGAAGTGGCACGTGCCAATCTGCCGACTACTACGGAGAATAATAGGGGTTGGGACACGGAAAAAGCAGTGGTGCGCACTATAGACCGTGATGGGCACGAAGTTCCCTATCCCTGGGCACTAATCAAACAACTGAGTACTGTCCGTGAGGTGGCAAACCGGGCCCTGAGTTTTCTCGATACAATGGAACAGGTCGTCATTACCGCCGACCATGGGTTAACCCGCTTTGCAAAAACAAGTGGCGGCATTCGTTTGGCTGGTAACGTTCAAGTGCACAAGTGGGGACGCTGTGCTACTGTGCCGAGCGGGTTTTCTCTCAAGCCAGAGCTCCAGGCCGACTGCTTGCTTCAGGGCTGTACACTTATTCTTCTTACGCATGAGAAGTTTTATGGCCAGAGCGGGACAGCATATCAAGTACACGGAGGAGCTACACCCGAGGAGTGGCTGGTGCCTGTGGTGAGGGTGCGCAGGATCGATCGCGGCTACGGTGTGCAAGCGGTGAGGGTGCTTACGCCGCAAGTTTTGTTCAATGTCCGGGGAGAAGGAGAACTAAGGGTAGAACTGGTGGGCTATAAAGGAAAAGCAGTGGAATTGCGTACCAGCCAGTACATTTTCGAAGGCAAGCAGACACCCGGAGGAGTATGGGTGTTTTACCTTCGTGGTCTGAAAGGTGGTCGTTATCAGGGTTTCTTGCAGGGTGACGCCGGAGAACTGGCCGAAATAGAATTTGACGCCGTAAGGGGGTTAGTCGAAGAAGATCTCGGTCTGTGA